One Nicotiana sylvestris chromosome 12, ASM39365v2, whole genome shotgun sequence genomic window carries:
- the LOC104223234 gene encoding bidirectional sugar transporter SWEET17-like → MEIVAFVIGVIGNIISVLMFLSPVGTFIRIVKNQSTEEFDSLPYICTLLSSSLWTYYGIIKQGSFLVSTTNGFGVAVEIIYLSLFLLFAPPKMRLKTAVLVVVLNVGFSATFILLAQFGCHGEMRIDFIGFLCSALNIVMYSSPLSVVKTVVTTKSVEYMPFLLSLFFFLNGGVWTLYALLVRDRFLGVPNGIGCLLGMAQLVIYAIYRKGKSVKHIANLEEGGQIEHLLPTSASTNIGEGN, encoded by the exons ATGGAGATCGTAGCTTTTGTCATCGGAGTGATAG GCAACATCATCTCAGTTCTCATGTTTCTTTCTCCAGT AGGGACATTCATTAGGATAGTGAAGAATCAATCGACTGAGGAATTTGATAGCCTTCCATACATTTGTACATTGCTAAGTTCATCGTTGTGGACTTACTATGGAATTATAAAGCAAGGGAGTTTTCTTGTATCCACTACTAATGGTTTTGGAGTTGCCGTTGAGATTATATACCTGTCCTTGTTCCTGCTCTTTGCTCCACCAAAAATGAGA TTAAAGACTGCGGTACTAGTTGTGGTTTTAAATGTAGGGTTTTCAGCGACATTTATTCTGTTGGCACAATTTGGATGTCATGGGGAGATGAGAATTGATTTTATTGGTTTCTTGTGCTCAGCTCTAAACATTGTCATGTATAGTTCCCCTCTTAGCGTGGTG AAAACAGTGGTGACAACAAAGAGCGTTGAGTACATGCCATTCCTTCtctcacttttctttttcttaaatggTGGAGTTTGGACTTTGTACGCCTTGCTTGTACGAGACCGGTTTCTTGGA GTACCAAATGGGATAGGATGTCTGCTGGGAATGGCACAACTAGTGATATATGCCATTTACCGAAAGGGTAAATCAGTGAAACACATAGCAAACTTGGAGGAAGGAGGGCAGATAGAGCATCTTCTTCCAACTTCTGCCTCCACAAATATTGGAGAGGGAAATTAG
- the LOC104223235 gene encoding uncharacterized protein translates to MVVDVPWCVRGDFNIIMDPNEKLGGKPHRMYRTLEFQTCINNCGLIDIGYNGSNYTWCNNRRHGKRIWKRLDRIFVNDHWDQLFQRTSIRHLTRTEVVGNPMWILQSKLKALSKRLSQWSRYEIGDINEAVTNWEDKLQELKDIDIEDNSEKSREDVNMAHAQYIRWLSLQESILKQKSQIKWFEEGEKNTRHFHSILIEKRRRQQINRIKNSRGSWIKGDEKITRKAVMTIKCLERPHSKMKSRKQYLASALTAQQDQITSMTPSFRVAGK, encoded by the exons ATGGTGGTTGATGTCCCTTGGTGTGTGAGAGGGGATTTCAACATAATCATGGATCCTAATGAAAAACTCGGGGGTAAACCTCACAGAATGTATAGAACTTTGGAATTTCAAACTTGTATCAACAACTGTGGCCTCATTGACATTGGTTACAATGGTTCTAATTATACTTGGTGCAATAACAGAAGACATGGGAAGAGAATCTGGAAAAGGCTTGACAGGATCTTTGTTAATGATCATTGGGATCAATTGTTTCAAAGAACCTCTATTAGACATCTGACTAGGACAG AAGTGGTTGGGAATCCTATGTGGATTCTTCAAAGTAAGCTCAAAGCTCTTAGTAAAAGGCTATCCCAATGGTCTAGGTATGAAATTGGGGACATTAATGAAGCTGTTACCAATTGGGAAGATAAACTTCAGGAGTTGAAGGACATTGATATAGAAGATAACTCGGAAAAGAGTAGAGAAGATGTCAACATGGCTCATGCTCAGTATATTAGATGGCTCAGTCTTCAAGAATCCATACTTAAACAAAAATCTCAAATAAAGTGGTTTGAAGAAGGGGAAAAGAATACCAGACACTTTCATTCCATCCTTATAGAGAAGAGAAGAAGGCAACAAATTAATCGCATAAAAAACAGTAGAGGAAGCTGGATTAAGGGAGATGAGAAGATAACCAGAAAAGCT GTGATGACAATAAAATGCTTAGAAAGGCCCCATAGCAAGATGAAATCAAGGAAGCAATATTTAGCCTCAGCCCTCACAGCACAACAGGACCAGATAACTTCAATGACACCTTCTTTCAGAGTTGCTGGAAAATAA